A portion of the Drosophila innubila isolate TH190305 chromosome 3L unlocalized genomic scaffold, UK_Dinn_1.0 0_D_3L, whole genome shotgun sequence genome contains these proteins:
- the LOC117789155 gene encoding neurexin-4 isoform X2: MRQAIRTTTTSTISICCCFLLLSSNSVGIAQADSFSDYFSDYECNQPLMERAVLTATSSLTQRGPENARLNGNSAWTPVENTYNHFLTLDLGEAVMVRKIATMGRMHTDEFVTEYIVQYSDDGEYWRSYVNPTSEPQMFKGNSDGNSIHYNVFEVPIIAQWVRINPTRWHDRISMRVELYGCEYISENLYFNGTGLVRYDLRREPIASSRESIRFRFKTAFANGAMMYSRGTQGDYYALQLKDNKMVLNLDLGSGIMTSLSVGSLLDDNVWHDVVISRNKRDIIFSVDRVIVRGRIQGEFSRLNLNRELYLGGVPNVQEGLIVQQNFSGCLENIYLNSTNFIRTMKDSYDLGEAYVYTKVNTIYACPSPPIYPVTFTTRRSFVKLKGYENSQRLNVSFYFRTYEESGVMVHHDFYSGGFIKVFLEFGKVKIDLVAKDKPRIILDNYEEQFNDGKWHSFVLSIERNRLIVNIDQRPMTTTKNLQISTGLLYYIAGGKDKNGFVGCMRLISVDGNYKLPQDWVQGEEVCCGDEVVVDACQMIDRCNPNPCQHKGVCHQNSMEFFCDCAHTGYAGAVCHTSNNPLSCQALKNVQHVQQRVNLNIDVDGSGPLEPFPVTCEFYSDGRVITMLSHSQEHTTTVDGFQEPGSFEQSIMYDANQLQIEALLNRSHSCWQRLSYSCRSSRLFNSPSEAGNFRPFSWWISRNNQPMDYWAGALPGSRKCECGILGKCHDPTKWCNCDSNSLEWMEDGGDIREKEHLPVRAVKFGDTGTPLDEKQGRYTLGPMRCEGDDLFSNVVTFRIADASINLPPFDMGHSGDIYLEFRTTQENAVLFHATGPTDYIKLSLNGGNKLQFQYQAGSGPLGVNVGTSYHLNDNNWHTVSVERNRKEARLVVDGSIKAEVREPPGPVRALHLTSDLVIGATTEYRDGYVGCIRALLLNGKMVDLKQYSMRGLYGISTGCVGRCESSPCLNNGTCIERYDGYSCDCRWSAFKGPICADEIGVNLRSSSIIRYEFEGSFRSTIAENIRVGFTTTIPKGFLLGFSSNLTGEYLTIQISNSGHLRCVFDFGFERQEIIFPKKHFGLGQYHDVRFMRKNSGSTVVLQVDNYEPVEYNFDIKASADAQFNNIQYMYIGKNVSMTDGFVGCVSRVQFDDIYPLKLMFQQNPPNNIKSLGTQLTEDFCGVEPVTHPPIEIETRPPPLVDEEKLRKAYNEVNSVLLALLLVILFLLLLLMFFLIGRYLHRHKGDYLTHEDHGADGADDPDDAVLHSTTGHQVRKRTEIFI; encoded by the exons atgaGGCAGGCAATTAGAACGACGACCACTTCAACAATTtccatttgctgctgcttcttacTGCTAAGCAGCAACAGCGTGGGAATCGCACAAGCAG ATTCCTTTAGCGATTACTTTTCCGACTATGAATGCAACCAACCGCTGATGGAGCGTGCCGTTTTAACGGCCACTTCGTCATTGACCCAACGTGGCCCAGAGAATGCGCGTTTAAATG GTAACTCCGCTTGGACGCCCGTCGAGAATACGTATAACCATTTTTTAACACTCGATCTGGGCGAGGCGGTCATGGTGCGTAAGATCGCCACCATGGGACGCATGCACACCGATGAGTTCGTGACGGAGTACATTGTCCAGTATTCCGATGATGGCGAATATTGGCGCTCGTATGTTAATCCCACGAGTGAGCCGCAG ATGTTCAAGGGCAACTCGGATGGCAATTCCATACATTATAATGTATTCGAGGTGCCCATTATTGCACAATGGGTGCGGATTAATCCCACTCGCTGGCATGATCGCATCTCCATGCGTGTCGAGCTCTACGGCTGTGAATACA TATCGGAGAATCTCTACTTCAATGGCACTGGTCTGGTGCGTTATGATCTTCGTCGTGAGCCAATTGCCTCATCCCGGGAATCAATACGTTTCCGCTTCAAGACCGCCTTTGCCAATGGCGCCATGATGTACTCCCGTGGCACTCAAGGCGATTACTATGCCCTGCAGCTGAAGGATAACAAAATGGTGCTGAATCTGGATCTGGGATCGGGCATTATGACATCGTTGTCGGTGGGCAGTCTGCTGGACGACAATGTGTGGCACGATGTTGTCATCTCTCGAAATAAGCGTGACATTATTTTCTCTGTGGATCGTGTTATTGTACGTGGACGTATTCAGGGAGAGTTTAGTCGATTGAATCTGAATCGAGAGCTGTATTTGGGTGGAGTACCCAACGTGCAGGAGGGTCTCATTGTCCAACAGAACTTTTCGGGTTGCCTggagaatatttatttgaactcGACCAACTTTATACGCACTATGAAGGACAGCTACGATCTGGGAGAGGCTTATGTGTACACTAAGGTGAACACCATATATGCGTGTCCATCGCCTCCAATTTATCCTGTTACCTTCACGACACGTCGATCGTTTGTAAAGTTGAAGGGTTATGAAAACTCGCAACGTTTGAATGTCTCCTTCTATTTCCGCACCTACGAGGAGAGCGGTGTGATGGTGCATCATGACTTCTACTCTGGCGGGTTTATCAAAGTATTCTTGGAGTTTGGCAAAGTCAAGATCGATCTGGTGGCCAAGGACAAGCCACGCATCATTCTAGACAATTATGAGGAGCAGTTCAATGATGGCAAATGGCATTCGTTTGTGCTTTCCATTGAGCGCAATCGGCTCATTGTCAACATCGATCAGCGGCCAATGACAACGACCAAGAATCTACAGATATCTACAGGACTTTTGTACTACATCGCCGGTGGCAAGGATAAGAACGGTTTTGTGGGCTGCATGCGTTTGATCTCTGTGGATGGAAACTACAAGTTGCCTCAGGATTGGGTGCAGGGCGAGGAAGTCTGTTGTGGTGATGAGGTGGTTGTCGATGCCTGCCAGATGATCGATCGCTGTAATCCGAATCCCTGCCAACACAAGGGTGTGTGCCATCAGAACAGCATGGAGTTCTTCTGCGATTGTGCGCACACAGGTTATGCGGGCGCTGTGTGTCACACCT CCAACAATCCTTTATCCTGCCAGGCCCTGAAGAATGTGCAGCACGTGCAGCAGCGTGTTAATCTGAATATCGATGTGGATGGCAGTGGTCCATTGGAGCCTTTTCCAGTTACCTGCGAGTTTTACT cTGATGGACGTGTCATAACCATGTTGAGTCACAGCCAGGAGCACACAACGACGGTTGATGGCTTCCAAGAGCCGGGTTCCTTTGAGCAGTCCATCATGTATGATGCCAACCAGCTGCAGATCGAAGCTCTGCTCAATCGCTCTCATAGCTGCTGGCAGCGTCTAAGCTACTCCTGCCGTTCCTCGCGTCTCTTCAACTCTCCCT CTGAAGCTGGTAACTTCCGTCCCTTCTCGTGGTGGATTTCGCGCAACAATCAACCTATGGATTATTGGGCAGGTGCTTTGCCCGGTTCGCGTAAATGCGAGTGTGGAATCTTGGGCAAATGTCACGATCCGACCAAGTGGTGTAATTGTGACTCCAATTCCCTGGAGTGGATGGAGGATGGCGGTGATATACGTGAAAAGGAGCATCTGCCAGTGCGTGCCGTTAAATTTGGTGACACTGGAACGCCGCTGGACGAGAAGCAAGGTCGCTACACGCTTGGACCCATGCGCTGCGAGGGAGACGATCTCTTTAGCAATGTGGTTACGTTCCGTATAGCCGATGCCTCAATTAATTTGCCTCCCTTTGACATGGGACACTCGGGTGATATCTATTTGGAGTTCCGCACCACACAGGAGAATGCCGTACTGTTCCATGCCACTGGACCCACGGATTATATCAAGTTGAGCTTGAATGGCGGCAACAAACTGCAGTTCCAGTATCAAGCAGGCAGCGGTCCGCTGGGAGTTAATGTGGGCACCAGCTATCATCTGAATGACAACAACTGGCATACGGTGAGCGTCGAGCGTAACCGAAAGGAAGCGCGTCTGGTTGTTGATGGCTCCATAAAGGCGGAAGTGCGCGAACCACCAGGCCCAGTACGTGCTCTTCATCTCACCTCGGATTTAGTCATTGGTGCCACAACCGAGTACCGCGATGGCTACGTCGGCTGCATCCGTGCGCTGTTACTCAATGGCAAAATGGTGGATCTGAAGCAGTATTCAATGCGTGGTTTGTATGGCATCAGCACCGGCTGTGTAGGACGCTGTGAGTCAAGTCCTTGCCTCAACAACGGCACCTGTATTGAGCGCTACGATGGTTACAGCTGCGACTGCCGTTGGAGCGCCTTCAAAGGGCCCATTTGTGCAGATG AGATTGGCGTCAATTTGCGTTCCAGTTCTATTATACGCTACGAGTTTGAAGGCTCCTTCCGCTCCACAATTGCTGAGAACATACGCGTGGGCTTTACAACGACCATACCTAAGGGTTTCCTGCTGGGATTCTCTTCGAATTTAACTGGCGAATATCTGACTATACAAATCTCAAATTCAG GTCACTTGCGTTGCGTCTTTGATTTTGGCTTTGAGCGTCAGGAAATCATATTCCCTAAGAAGCATTTTGGTCTTGGTCAATATCACGATGTGCGATTTATGCGCAAGAATAGTGGATCAACGGTGGTGCTGCAAGTGGATAACTACGAGCCTGTGGAGTATAACTTTGATATTAAGGCCTCGGCGGATGCGCAGTTTAATAACATTCAATACATGTACATTGGCAAGAACGTTTCGATGACTGACGGTTTTGTTGGTTGTGTGTCGCGTGTGCAATTCGATGATATTTATCCTCTCAAGCTGATGTTCCAACAGAATCCTCCCAATAATATCAAGTCCCTGGGCA CTCAATTGACCGAAGACTTTTGCGGCGTTGAGCCGGTAACGCATCCACCCATTGAAATTGAGACCAGGCCACCGCCATTAGTGGATGAGGAGAAGCTACGCAAGGCTTACAATGAAGTGAATTCTGTGCTGCTCGCAC TCTTGCTTGTCATACTTTTCCTGTTGCTCTTACTAATGTTCTTCCTGATTGGTCGCTATCTGCACCGACATAAAGGCGATTATTTGACGCATGAAGATCATGGCGCCGACGGAGCTGATGACCCCGATGATGCTGTGCTCCATTCGACCACAGGTCACCAGGTCAGGAAGCGTACAGAGATTTTCATCTAA
- the LOC117789155 gene encoding neurexin-4 isoform X3: MVRKIATMGRMHTDEFVTEYIVQYSDDGEYWRSYVNPTSEPQMFKGNSDGNSIHYNVFEVPIIAQWVRINPTRWHDRISMRVELYGCEYISENLYFNGTGLVRYDLRREPIASSRESIRFRFKTAFANGAMMYSRGTQGDYYALQLKDNKMVLNLDLGSGIMTSLSVGSLLDDNVWHDVVISRNKRDIIFSVDRVIVRGRIQGEFSRLNLNRELYLGGVPNVQEGLIVQQNFSGCLENIYLNSTNFIRTMKDSYDLGEAYVYTKVNTIYACPSPPIYPVTFTTRRSFVKLKGYENSQRLNVSFYFRTYEESGVMVHHDFYSGGFIKVFLEFGKVKIDLVAKDKPRIILDNYEEQFNDGKWHSFVLSIERNRLIVNIDQRPMTTTKNLQISTGLLYYIAGGKDKNGFVGCMRLISVDGNYKLPQDWVQGEEVCCGDEVVVDACQMIDRCNPNPCQHKGVCHQNSMEFFCDCAHTGYAGAVCHTSNNPLSCQALKNVQHVQQRVNLNIDVDGSGPLEPFPVTCEFYSDGRVITMLSHSQEHTTTVDGFQEPGSFEQSIMYDANQLQIEALLNRSHSCWQRLSYSCRSSRLFNSPSEAGNFRPFSWWISRNNQPMDYWAGALPGSRKCECGILGKCHDPTKWCNCDSNSLEWMEDGGDIREKEHLPVRAVKFGDTGTPLDEKQGRYTLGPMRCEGDDLFSNVVTFRIADASINLPPFDMGHSGDIYLEFRTTQENAVLFHATGPTDYIKLSLNGGNKLQFQYQAGSGPLGVNVGTSYHLNDNNWHTVSVERNRKEARLVVDGSIKAEVREPPGPVRALHLTSDLVIGATTEYRDGYVGCIRALLLNGKMVDLKQYSMRGLYGISTGCVGRCESSPCLNNGTCIERYDGYSCDCRWSAFKGPICADEIGVNLRSSSIIRYEFEGSFRSTIAENIRVGFTTTIPKGFLLGFSSNLTGEYLTIQISNSGHLRCVFDFGFERQEIIFPKKHFGLGQYHDVRFMRKNSGSTVVLQVDNYEPVEYNFDIKASADAQFNNIQYMYIGKNVSMTDGFVGCVSRVQFDDIYPLKLMFQQNPPNNIKSLGTQLTEDFCGVEPVTHPPIEIETRPPPLVDEEKLRKAYNEVNSVLLALLLVILFLLLLLMFFLIGRYLHRHKGDYLTHEDHGADGADDPDDAVLHSTTGHQVRKRTEIFI, encoded by the exons ATGGTGCGTAAGATCGCCACCATGGGACGCATGCACACCGATGAGTTCGTGACGGAGTACATTGTCCAGTATTCCGATGATGGCGAATATTGGCGCTCGTATGTTAATCCCACGAGTGAGCCGCAG ATGTTCAAGGGCAACTCGGATGGCAATTCCATACATTATAATGTATTCGAGGTGCCCATTATTGCACAATGGGTGCGGATTAATCCCACTCGCTGGCATGATCGCATCTCCATGCGTGTCGAGCTCTACGGCTGTGAATACA TATCGGAGAATCTCTACTTCAATGGCACTGGTCTGGTGCGTTATGATCTTCGTCGTGAGCCAATTGCCTCATCCCGGGAATCAATACGTTTCCGCTTCAAGACCGCCTTTGCCAATGGCGCCATGATGTACTCCCGTGGCACTCAAGGCGATTACTATGCCCTGCAGCTGAAGGATAACAAAATGGTGCTGAATCTGGATCTGGGATCGGGCATTATGACATCGTTGTCGGTGGGCAGTCTGCTGGACGACAATGTGTGGCACGATGTTGTCATCTCTCGAAATAAGCGTGACATTATTTTCTCTGTGGATCGTGTTATTGTACGTGGACGTATTCAGGGAGAGTTTAGTCGATTGAATCTGAATCGAGAGCTGTATTTGGGTGGAGTACCCAACGTGCAGGAGGGTCTCATTGTCCAACAGAACTTTTCGGGTTGCCTggagaatatttatttgaactcGACCAACTTTATACGCACTATGAAGGACAGCTACGATCTGGGAGAGGCTTATGTGTACACTAAGGTGAACACCATATATGCGTGTCCATCGCCTCCAATTTATCCTGTTACCTTCACGACACGTCGATCGTTTGTAAAGTTGAAGGGTTATGAAAACTCGCAACGTTTGAATGTCTCCTTCTATTTCCGCACCTACGAGGAGAGCGGTGTGATGGTGCATCATGACTTCTACTCTGGCGGGTTTATCAAAGTATTCTTGGAGTTTGGCAAAGTCAAGATCGATCTGGTGGCCAAGGACAAGCCACGCATCATTCTAGACAATTATGAGGAGCAGTTCAATGATGGCAAATGGCATTCGTTTGTGCTTTCCATTGAGCGCAATCGGCTCATTGTCAACATCGATCAGCGGCCAATGACAACGACCAAGAATCTACAGATATCTACAGGACTTTTGTACTACATCGCCGGTGGCAAGGATAAGAACGGTTTTGTGGGCTGCATGCGTTTGATCTCTGTGGATGGAAACTACAAGTTGCCTCAGGATTGGGTGCAGGGCGAGGAAGTCTGTTGTGGTGATGAGGTGGTTGTCGATGCCTGCCAGATGATCGATCGCTGTAATCCGAATCCCTGCCAACACAAGGGTGTGTGCCATCAGAACAGCATGGAGTTCTTCTGCGATTGTGCGCACACAGGTTATGCGGGCGCTGTGTGTCACACCT CCAACAATCCTTTATCCTGCCAGGCCCTGAAGAATGTGCAGCACGTGCAGCAGCGTGTTAATCTGAATATCGATGTGGATGGCAGTGGTCCATTGGAGCCTTTTCCAGTTACCTGCGAGTTTTACT cTGATGGACGTGTCATAACCATGTTGAGTCACAGCCAGGAGCACACAACGACGGTTGATGGCTTCCAAGAGCCGGGTTCCTTTGAGCAGTCCATCATGTATGATGCCAACCAGCTGCAGATCGAAGCTCTGCTCAATCGCTCTCATAGCTGCTGGCAGCGTCTAAGCTACTCCTGCCGTTCCTCGCGTCTCTTCAACTCTCCCT CTGAAGCTGGTAACTTCCGTCCCTTCTCGTGGTGGATTTCGCGCAACAATCAACCTATGGATTATTGGGCAGGTGCTTTGCCCGGTTCGCGTAAATGCGAGTGTGGAATCTTGGGCAAATGTCACGATCCGACCAAGTGGTGTAATTGTGACTCCAATTCCCTGGAGTGGATGGAGGATGGCGGTGATATACGTGAAAAGGAGCATCTGCCAGTGCGTGCCGTTAAATTTGGTGACACTGGAACGCCGCTGGACGAGAAGCAAGGTCGCTACACGCTTGGACCCATGCGCTGCGAGGGAGACGATCTCTTTAGCAATGTGGTTACGTTCCGTATAGCCGATGCCTCAATTAATTTGCCTCCCTTTGACATGGGACACTCGGGTGATATCTATTTGGAGTTCCGCACCACACAGGAGAATGCCGTACTGTTCCATGCCACTGGACCCACGGATTATATCAAGTTGAGCTTGAATGGCGGCAACAAACTGCAGTTCCAGTATCAAGCAGGCAGCGGTCCGCTGGGAGTTAATGTGGGCACCAGCTATCATCTGAATGACAACAACTGGCATACGGTGAGCGTCGAGCGTAACCGAAAGGAAGCGCGTCTGGTTGTTGATGGCTCCATAAAGGCGGAAGTGCGCGAACCACCAGGCCCAGTACGTGCTCTTCATCTCACCTCGGATTTAGTCATTGGTGCCACAACCGAGTACCGCGATGGCTACGTCGGCTGCATCCGTGCGCTGTTACTCAATGGCAAAATGGTGGATCTGAAGCAGTATTCAATGCGTGGTTTGTATGGCATCAGCACCGGCTGTGTAGGACGCTGTGAGTCAAGTCCTTGCCTCAACAACGGCACCTGTATTGAGCGCTACGATGGTTACAGCTGCGACTGCCGTTGGAGCGCCTTCAAAGGGCCCATTTGTGCAGATG AGATTGGCGTCAATTTGCGTTCCAGTTCTATTATACGCTACGAGTTTGAAGGCTCCTTCCGCTCCACAATTGCTGAGAACATACGCGTGGGCTTTACAACGACCATACCTAAGGGTTTCCTGCTGGGATTCTCTTCGAATTTAACTGGCGAATATCTGACTATACAAATCTCAAATTCAG GTCACTTGCGTTGCGTCTTTGATTTTGGCTTTGAGCGTCAGGAAATCATATTCCCTAAGAAGCATTTTGGTCTTGGTCAATATCACGATGTGCGATTTATGCGCAAGAATAGTGGATCAACGGTGGTGCTGCAAGTGGATAACTACGAGCCTGTGGAGTATAACTTTGATATTAAGGCCTCGGCGGATGCGCAGTTTAATAACATTCAATACATGTACATTGGCAAGAACGTTTCGATGACTGACGGTTTTGTTGGTTGTGTGTCGCGTGTGCAATTCGATGATATTTATCCTCTCAAGCTGATGTTCCAACAGAATCCTCCCAATAATATCAAGTCCCTGGGCA CTCAATTGACCGAAGACTTTTGCGGCGTTGAGCCGGTAACGCATCCACCCATTGAAATTGAGACCAGGCCACCGCCATTAGTGGATGAGGAGAAGCTACGCAAGGCTTACAATGAAGTGAATTCTGTGCTGCTCGCAC TCTTGCTTGTCATACTTTTCCTGTTGCTCTTACTAATGTTCTTCCTGATTGGTCGCTATCTGCACCGACATAAAGGCGATTATTTGACGCATGAAGATCATGGCGCCGACGGAGCTGATGACCCCGATGATGCTGTGCTCCATTCGACCACAGGTCACCAGGTCAGGAAGCGTACAGAGATTTTCATCTAA